The Bradysia coprophila strain Holo2 chromosome X, BU_Bcop_v1, whole genome shotgun sequence genomic interval cattctgtgAACTAATGTTAAGAAAATTCTTGAAGTAGGGAAACATAGGTGATGTGATTCAAAAATATCAGAACCGAATCATCTGTTCTCTTGGCTTTGGCTGcaaaatttcctattttactgttggtaaacaaataacccTCTTGCCTTGGAcaccattttgtaataaccaagtttctaccatttaaaaaatgtctttaaaaatggttattgTGCAAAATGCTGCTGAATTCGACATGTAATCTGAGAACTGAGGCCTATCTGGTTTactattttcattaaagaagatataaaaaaatgtccaaCTAAGAGAATCATTTATTGACTTTAGAAAGCGATGccgtgaaatagttatttgtttaccgagggggaaaagtaggaaaattcattttgaaggTGATGCAGTCAGAGTGTAGCGAGCGCCACAAGTCacaatagaaaatgaaattgactaCTTTTTTAACTAAAGGTCAACAACAAGGCTCCCGAAGTTTCAGCTAAGGTGAGAAAATGTCTCGCCAGGCCCGGTCTGGCTATACTGCGCCTTTTGCTTTTTGGCGCTCCTCAGATTAATAAGATTTATTTAGGCGCCTCTGAGCCTTTTTCAGCCAATTCACCCTATGCGCCATTTTTTAGCCAGTCCGGCCCTGTGTCTCGCCCGCGTTATGAAAACATACTTGTTTGGGAATCAATTCAGAGAAATTAATTGCTCGAAAGACTAAAGATGTAATTAGCCATTTAGCGTAAGGCCCATTTCTTCTTCAATTAGTTTGTTCGCATGATTCGTAAAGATGCGATGGAAGCCTTTAATGGTTAGCCATTTCTCTAATTTGTCTGCATTTTCCAAGAGATTCGGTTAAAACAATTTGATATTATTGGAAGTGATTTTTAATGATCAATATCATTTTACATGATTAGTCAGTTTGATCAAGTCAAAAATATATACAATtcaatataaaacaaaatttagaaatagaatttccaatcaaaaatataaagttCAAATGAGTTGGATTAATTCAGACGAACCAATGAAAAACGGATCTCGTCAGTTCCCggaataatttcaaatttatcagatagatgatgcttaacttcttcaaattttgtgaattccCATTTAGAAGGGTACTGACACACGtatttcagaaaattgaaTCGTCGTAAATTACCGAGTGAGTGGATAAATTTAATGACATCATCTGAGGGCACGCAATTCAGGTGCATTGATACTTCAATCAAATCCGGCCAGGTCGATGAAATTGACATCAACAGGCTTAGATTCGGACGACTACCGATCCagtacaattttaatttttttatcctGTTGGTTCTGGCGAAGAACGTCCACGAATCGGCAAAGGTGTTACAAGTGATGTTCAATTCCTCAAGATAATCAAATACCAATGGACAGTGACAAGATTCACATCCGCTGATCGTTAAAATGAGTGTTTTTACCCACTTGAAGTTGATGGATTTGTAGCTCGATCCTTTGAAATGACGTTTCACAGCCTGAAACTCTAATGTCTCGAGTCGTTCCATTGATTTACTGATGTTTAAGAGTCTGCGAGGCttcatttctgaaaattttgttctctttTTTAGCCTCCTTCCACAAAATTCATAACTTATTGTCTTACCCGACGTTgtacgaaaacattttatatgtCCATTACGCTTGATAATCACGTCAGTATTGCATCGAGCGAATCTTTCGAAAGAATCGTCGGCATTGAGCTTAATTTTTTGTACAACATCTATATGCATAGACTCCAATGCCGGCATTGTTGTCGCCATATTTCCGATGCAAGATTCATCAATAACCTTGCAATTAATAACAGTCAACGTACGCAGTTGCGGAAGCCACTTGCTGAACTGACAGAAAACCGGTCCAAGAATGCAATTGTCCAAATGTAGCACTTTGAGTTTAGCGATTGGCGTATTAATGGACTCGAACGGTGCACTTTTCGCATTTACTAACGTCAATTCGGTCAATTCAGTGCAGTACTCCAGGATGGAATCTTGAACGACGGAAATACGGTTTTCAAAAGTCCCGGCATAGTCCAGCAAGATCTTCGAAAGCGCTTGACCAATGAATTTTATTCGACAGGATGGCATGTAGTTGATGGAGAAAGTGTGTTGCCTGTTGAACACTTTCATAATCCAAATGGCCGGCTCAACAAACTTTTTGCTTATACCACACATTTGTATCGTATCGTGTATTGACATCCACTTGAAAATAGAATACAGGCAATCGTAATTCAGATCTGTTATTTTAGTTTCGTTGATCAACTTTGGCTTTTTAACCAACTCTTGCGATGAGTTATCAGTAGACTCCCGTCTAGACGCCTGTTTACAGGATTGTTCAGCCATTTCAGATGTTTATTTGATTTAGATTACACTGAACCCGGCTATCAAAAAATGCTACTTCCTTTGGGCGCAAAAGCGTTTGGTGTTGTGCTACGTTGAATCGATATGAGTAAGCGTTTGGATGTGTTAACAGGGTTGAGTGCTATATCAATtgaagttttaaaaaatttataggATTCTCGGATTGTGTGCTGCGCTATGATATGCACattatcaaatgaaaaattattgagCTTTAGGTACAACAAGTATGGGAAACTAAATTGTACAACGAGTATGACTTGAGTATGAAAAAGTGGGAAACTACAGCTTCTATAATGGATTTTCGGTTTCCATAAGTTTATTGCCTATTTTTATTGGGAAGTCTAATGGCATGGAAGTCTGAGCATTAGTCTTTCCTATTATAAAACtgcgaaaaattcaaaacaatcaTTTGTTCAAGTCTCATTGAAAAGGCTTGTACTTTCGGGTTTCGATTCGAAGCTCACTGTTTGAGTTCATTGAAAACCCTCGTAGAAACCGTACATCAGACGAATATAATGCAGATAATCGTAACGTTTAATGGAAATAACGGTTTTCAATTTGATATTCTGCGTCTTCGTTTGTCAAAGTTGTTTGATAAAATGTATGCAATCTCGGTAGAAAAAAACACTCAGCCCTAGTGCGAACAGCGCCGCCAAACTAATTTGAGCGTTTGAAGTATGTGAGTGTTATCATTTCTAGTGAAGACGTTTCATTCTCGTTGTGCACTTTTCGATGCATTGCCTCGAACATTCCACGGAAAGTAATTCAATCACTAGACAGGTATGGCTGGAATGAAGTTAACGTCCAAGGTAAATCTCGAGGTAAATCTGTGTACTTCAACTTCATGAAGACTTTATGTTTTCTCATATGTCGTCGAGTCGCTGTACTTAAGTCTTCAAAGGtcaaacgatataaagtgATTGCGAGCATCTTAAGATTTTACTTCTTTCAAAAGTTAGATCTGCTAGCCAAACATTGCGACGATGGAATAACTAAATCAGTCACATAAAAACCTAAAATGGTAtaggtgacgcaagtccttgtgtatttacatgcaaaataactgatatcactactggtgacgcattgtgtgtcgaaattaaatttttacaaacaaGATTACGTTACAAATGACAATGGGCCCAAGTCAAAATGGTGCGGTGAATATATTCTTTAGTCTTGTAGTCGACTTGCATCACGCCCGCTAAGGGAGGGCATTGTGTACATAAAGTATTTAGAATAGTTCGAGTATTCCATACACACAATGAATGTATTACAAAACAGAGAAAAGACTTCCATTTACCAATTTTGGCTTAGCagctaatttcatttcatttcattttccacgcatcattttcatgaacaaCCGCAACTTTGCTTGTTTCAAGGAGaattattgaaacattttcttgcaAAGTCCTTTTTTCCCATCCGATGGTCTCGTTTGTGTACACCAATCTTTAGTCATATTCACCGAGTTGTTTAATGTTGGTagcaaaaaaatgtcattctaatttcattaacttttaattaattg includes:
- the LOC119085752 gene encoding uncharacterized protein LOC119085752 isoform X2, translating into MAEQSCKQASRRESTDNSSQELVKKPKLINETKITDLNYDCLYSIFKWMSIHDTIQMCGISKKFVEPAIWIMKVFNRQHTFSINYMPSCRIKFIGQALSKILLDYAGTFENRISVVQDSILEYCTELTELTLVNAKSAPFESINTPIAKLKVLHLDNCILGPVFCQFSKWLPQLRTLTVINCKVIDESCIGNMATTMPALESMHIDVVQKIKLNADDSFERFARCNTDVIIKRNGHIKCFRTTSEMKPRRLLNISKSMERLETLEFQAVKRHFKGSSYKSINFKWVKTLILTISGCESCHCPLVFDYLEELNITCNTFADSWTFFARTNRIKKLKLYWIGSRPNLSLLMSISSTWPDLIEVSMHLNCVPSDDVIKFIHSLGNLRRFNFLKYVCQYPSKWEFTKFEEVKHHLSDKFEIIPGTDEIRFSLVRLN
- the LOC119085752 gene encoding uncharacterized protein LOC119085752 isoform X1, yielding MAEQSCKQASRRESTDNSSQELVKKPKLINETKITDLNYDCLYSIFKWMSIHDTIQMCGISKKFVEPAIWIMKVFNRQHTFSINYMPSCRIKFIGQALSKILLDYAGTFENRISVVQDSILEYCTELTELTLVNAKSAPFESINTPIAKLKVLHLDNCILGPVFCQFSKWLPQLRTLTVINCKVIDESCIGNMATTMPALESMHIDVVQKIKLNADDSFERFARCNTDVIIKRNGHIKCFRTTSGKTKPRRLLNISKSMERLETLEFQAVKRHFKGSSYKSINFKWVKTLILTISGCESCHCPLVFDYLEELNITCNTFADSWTFFARTNRIKKLKLYWIGSRPNLSLLMSISSTWPDLIEVSMHLNCVPSDDVIKFIHSLGNLRRFNFLKYVCQYPSKWEFTKFEEVKHHLSDKFEIIPGTDEIRFSLVRLN